A stretch of the Desulfovibrio sp. X2 genome encodes the following:
- a CDS encoding leucyl aminopeptidase: protein MDIRIAAYDSASGLDTLILPLAADSAPALPEPFTGLAATPGLAEASSKHKETAFLYAPEGSPCRRLAAVGLGEAKELDAARLRQAVAAGARLARERKTARLGVSLAGLPTVPGVADEAALVREAALAVRLALYSFRELKTEGEVPVDPEEVLLLTNGSGEELSAALALAEAEAAGMLMARTLVNRPSNLASPDALAETAREIAERHGFFCQVLGRAEIEDLGMGAFAAVAQGSRSDPRFIVVDTDPKSAAAPLVLVGKGVTFDTGGISLKPSAGMEEMKSDMAGAAAVLGCLEAMGMLGRAAGLCRVVGLLPCTDNMPDGGSVKPGDVVRTLSGLTVEIVNTDAEGRLLLCDALAYAKRFSPERIIDLATLTGACRIALGVHYAGVFSADEALAARIRETGATLGDKFWPLPLDEAFAKELESETADLKNVGRREGGAITAAMFLKRFVPEGASWAHLDIAPTAFADAASELCPKGGTGFGVRTLLALARE, encoded by the coding sequence GTGGACATACGCATCGCCGCCTACGATTCCGCCTCCGGCCTGGACACCCTGATCCTTCCCCTGGCCGCCGATAGCGCCCCCGCGCTGCCCGAGCCATTCACGGGCCTTGCGGCCACCCCGGGCCTTGCCGAGGCCTCCTCCAAGCACAAGGAGACCGCCTTCCTCTATGCCCCCGAGGGCTCGCCCTGCCGCCGCCTGGCCGCGGTCGGGCTCGGGGAGGCCAAGGAGCTGGACGCGGCCCGCCTGCGCCAGGCCGTGGCCGCGGGCGCAAGGCTCGCGCGCGAGCGCAAGACCGCGCGCCTCGGCGTCTCCCTCGCCGGTCTGCCCACCGTCCCCGGCGTGGCGGACGAGGCGGCCCTCGTGCGCGAGGCCGCCCTGGCCGTGCGCCTGGCGCTCTACTCCTTCAGGGAGCTGAAGACCGAGGGCGAGGTGCCCGTGGACCCGGAAGAGGTCCTGCTGCTCACGAACGGGAGCGGAGAGGAGCTTTCGGCCGCCCTGGCCCTGGCCGAGGCGGAGGCCGCGGGCATGCTCATGGCCCGCACCCTGGTCAACCGGCCCTCCAACCTGGCCTCACCGGACGCCCTGGCCGAGACCGCGCGCGAGATCGCCGAACGCCACGGCTTCTTCTGCCAGGTGCTCGGCCGCGCCGAGATCGAGGACCTGGGCATGGGCGCGTTCGCGGCCGTGGCCCAGGGCTCGCGCTCCGATCCGCGCTTCATCGTCGTGGACACCGACCCCAAGTCCGCCGCCGCGCCCCTCGTCCTCGTCGGCAAGGGCGTGACCTTCGACACCGGCGGCATCAGCCTCAAGCCCTCGGCGGGCATGGAGGAGATGAAGAGCGACATGGCGGGCGCCGCGGCCGTGCTCGGCTGCCTGGAGGCCATGGGCATGCTCGGCCGCGCGGCCGGGCTCTGCCGCGTGGTCGGGCTGCTGCCCTGCACGGACAACATGCCGGACGGCGGCAGCGTGAAGCCGGGCGACGTGGTGCGCACCCTCTCGGGCCTCACCGTGGAGATCGTCAACACCGACGCCGAGGGCCGCCTGCTGCTCTGCGACGCCCTGGCCTACGCCAAGCGCTTCTCCCCGGAGCGGATCATCGACCTGGCGACGCTCACCGGCGCCTGCCGCATCGCGCTCGGCGTGCACTACGCGGGCGTCTTCTCGGCCGACGAGGCCCTTGCCGCGCGCATCCGGGAGACGGGGGCGACGCTTGGCGACAAGTTCTGGCCCCTGCCCCTGGACGAGGCCTTCGCCAAGGAGCTGGAGAGCGAGACCGCGGACCTGAAGAACGTTGGCCGCCGCGAGGGCGGGGCCATCACCGCGGCCATGTTCCTCAAGCGCTTCGTGCCCGAGGGCGCCTCGTGGGCGCACCTGGACATCGCGCCCACGGCCTTCGCGGACGCGGCCTCCGAGCTCTGCCCCAAGGGCGGCACGGGCTTCGGCGTGCGCACTCTCCTCGCGCTTGCGCGTGAATAG
- a CDS encoding ATP-binding cassette domain-containing protein has protein sequence MDTTASPGPILALEHVRFAHPGKPPVFDDVSLAFAGGAFVVVRGPSGAGKSTLLRLLCRMEEPQAGQLLFHGRPYSFVPPSELRRRVALIQQSPQVLPASVAANLRLPFSLKANHGLRAPSDEELSAWLARFLLAGVSLSDEAAGLSVGQRQRLCLIRSLLLDPDVLLLDEPTSALDPESAALVMAEAARLNGEEGRTVILVSHTENLVLPPAARVLRVDRGASWENGETGEGGGHAR, from the coding sequence ATGGACACCACAGCCTCTCCCGGGCCCATCCTGGCCCTGGAGCACGTGCGCTTCGCCCATCCCGGCAAGCCGCCCGTGTTCGACGACGTCTCGCTCGCCTTTGCGGGCGGCGCCTTCGTCGTCGTGCGCGGCCCCTCGGGCGCGGGCAAGTCCACGCTCCTGCGCCTGCTCTGCCGCATGGAGGAGCCCCAGGCCGGACAGCTGCTCTTCCACGGCCGCCCCTATTCCTTCGTGCCGCCGAGCGAGCTGCGCCGCCGCGTCGCGCTCATCCAGCAGTCGCCCCAGGTGCTGCCGGCAAGCGTGGCCGCGAACCTGCGCCTGCCCTTCAGCCTGAAGGCCAACCACGGTCTGCGCGCTCCCTCGGACGAGGAGCTTTCGGCCTGGCTCGCGCGCTTCCTGCTCGCGGGCGTTTCGCTCTCCGACGAGGCGGCCGGTCTCTCCGTGGGACAGCGCCAGCGGCTCTGCCTCATCCGCAGCCTGCTCCTCGACCCGGACGTGCTCCTGCTCGACGAGCCGACCTCGGCCCTGGACCCCGAGAGCGCGGCCCTGGTCATGGCCGAGGCCGCGCGGCTGAACGGCGAGGAGGGGCGGACCGTGATCCTGGTCTCGCACACCGAGAATCTCGTCCTGCCGCCCGCTGCCCGCGTGCTGCGCGTGGACCGGGGCGCTTCGTGGGAAAACGGAGAGACAGGGGAAGGAGGCGGCCATGCCCGCTGA
- a CDS encoding cobyric acid synthase: MAPRTAPHGGNLRALAAQAGCGPEDILDFSANINPLGPPPWLRSVVAGALSSAVHYPDPEAVELRRAAAACYGGAPEEFLAGNGTSDILYALPRLAGPRGAPFARALIPGPAYVDYARAASLAGLRPDHLPLVPEDGFALPFDRLDAELAAAPAMVFLGRPNNPTGRGFAADDLRGLAGRRPDSLFVVDEAFADFPGEPDRLAGRRPENVVVLLSLTKFLAVPGLRLGLCAASPETIRRIAALLPPWQCSTLAQAVGARGLADDAFRARSVAACREYREHLRGLLAAFPEIAVFPGEADFLLCRLLAGGPKGAGPVADAPGLAERLLAERIAVRVCDNFAGLDASWFRLAVRPPEENARLAEALARVLGRAPARKNRRTPAIMVQGVCSNAGKSVLAAGLCRVLLQDGHAPCPFKAQNMSLNSFVTQDGGEMGRAQVTQALASGREPDARMNPVLLKPSSDTGSQVIVLGRPVGNMRVAEYTDYKPRVFGTVCAAYDELAAGAGVMVLEGAGSPAEVNLKAHDIVNMAMARHAGARVLLAADIDRGGSFASLAGTMDCLQEWERALVAGFVLNKFRGDPSLLAEGFDFLRLHTGRPTLGVVPWLPDLGLPEEDSVSFKAGISLPRAKKDAVLDVAVADLPHISNFTDLDALAAEPDVAVRLVRSGDELGEPDMVVLPGSKNTLSDLAWLRASGIADALAALDGRAEIVGICGGLQMLGRRMEDPLGLESAIESAPGLGLLDLSTVLAADKTLTRRTATDLATGRAVTGYEIHHGLTDSEGEGRPLYAEDEGLGRAAGHGRTWGTYLHGVFDADEYRRAVLDRLRGRRGLPPLGRVQVRYGIDAALDRLAEVVRTSLDMGAVYRMLGF; this comes from the coding sequence ATGGCTCCCCGCACCGCGCCGCACGGCGGCAACCTCAGGGCCCTGGCCGCGCAGGCAGGCTGCGGTCCCGAGGACATCCTGGACTTCTCGGCCAACATCAACCCTCTCGGCCCTCCGCCCTGGCTGCGCAGCGTGGTCGCGGGCGCGCTCTCGAGCGCCGTGCACTACCCGGACCCCGAGGCCGTGGAGCTTCGCCGGGCCGCAGCCGCCTGCTACGGCGGCGCGCCCGAAGAATTCCTGGCGGGCAACGGCACGAGCGACATCCTCTACGCCCTGCCCCGCCTCGCGGGTCCGCGCGGCGCGCCCTTCGCCCGCGCCCTGATCCCGGGCCCGGCCTACGTGGACTACGCGCGCGCCGCCTCCCTCGCCGGGCTCAGGCCGGACCATCTGCCCCTCGTGCCCGAGGACGGCTTCGCCCTGCCCTTCGACCGGCTGGACGCCGAGCTTGCCGCCGCCCCGGCCATGGTCTTCCTGGGGCGGCCGAACAACCCCACGGGCCGGGGATTCGCGGCCGACGACCTGCGCGGCCTCGCCGGACGGCGGCCGGATTCGCTCTTCGTGGTGGACGAGGCCTTTGCGGATTTCCCCGGCGAGCCCGACCGGCTGGCGGGCAGACGGCCCGAGAACGTCGTGGTCCTGCTCTCCCTGACCAAGTTCCTGGCCGTGCCCGGGCTGCGCCTGGGGCTGTGCGCCGCCTCTCCGGAGACGATCCGCCGCATCGCCGCCCTCCTGCCGCCCTGGCAGTGCTCCACCCTGGCCCAGGCCGTGGGCGCGCGCGGCCTGGCCGACGACGCATTCCGCGCGCGAAGCGTGGCCGCCTGCCGGGAGTACCGGGAGCACCTGCGCGGCCTGCTCGCCGCCTTCCCGGAGATCGCCGTCTTTCCCGGCGAGGCCGACTTCCTGCTCTGCCGCCTGCTCGCGGGCGGCCCGAAGGGCGCGGGACCCGTCGCGGACGCGCCCGGACTGGCCGAACGGCTCCTGGCCGAGCGCATCGCCGTCCGCGTCTGCGACAACTTCGCGGGGCTTGACGCCTCCTGGTTCCGCCTGGCCGTCAGGCCGCCCGAGGAGAACGCACGCCTGGCCGAGGCCCTGGCCCGAGTCCTCGGCCGCGCGCCCGCGCGAAAGAACCGCCGCACGCCCGCGATCATGGTCCAGGGCGTGTGCTCCAACGCGGGGAAGAGCGTGCTCGCGGCCGGACTGTGCCGCGTGCTCCTGCAGGACGGCCACGCCCCCTGCCCCTTCAAGGCCCAGAACATGTCGCTCAACTCCTTCGTCACCCAGGACGGGGGGGAGATGGGCCGCGCCCAGGTGACGCAGGCCCTGGCATCCGGCCGCGAGCCGGACGCACGCATGAATCCGGTGCTGCTCAAGCCCTCCTCGGACACGGGCTCGCAGGTCATCGTGCTCGGCCGCCCCGTGGGCAACATGCGCGTGGCCGAGTACACGGACTACAAGCCGCGGGTCTTCGGCACGGTCTGCGCGGCCTACGACGAGCTGGCCGCGGGAGCCGGGGTCATGGTCCTCGAGGGCGCGGGCTCTCCGGCCGAGGTGAACCTCAAGGCCCACGACATCGTGAACATGGCCATGGCGCGCCACGCGGGCGCCCGCGTGCTCCTGGCCGCGGACATCGACCGCGGCGGCTCCTTCGCCTCCCTGGCCGGGACCATGGACTGTCTACAGGAGTGGGAGCGCGCCCTGGTGGCGGGCTTCGTGCTCAACAAGTTCCGGGGCGATCCCTCGCTGCTGGCCGAGGGCTTCGACTTCCTGCGCCTGCACACGGGCCGCCCCACGCTCGGGGTGGTGCCCTGGCTGCCCGACCTCGGCCTGCCCGAGGAGGATTCCGTCTCCTTCAAGGCCGGAATCTCCCTGCCGCGCGCAAAAAAGGACGCCGTCCTGGACGTGGCCGTGGCCGACCTGCCGCACATCTCGAACTTCACGGACCTCGACGCCCTGGCCGCCGAGCCCGACGTGGCCGTGCGCCTCGTGCGCTCGGGCGACGAGCTCGGCGAGCCGGACATGGTCGTCCTGCCCGGCTCCAAGAACACGCTCTCCGACCTCGCCTGGCTGCGCGCCTCCGGCATCGCGGACGCCCTGGCGGCGCTCGACGGCCGGGCCGAGATCGTGGGCATCTGCGGAGGGCTTCAGATGCTCGGCAGGCGCATGGAGGACCCCCTCGGGCTCGAGTCCGCCATCGAGTCCGCGCCGGGCCTCGGGCTGCTCGACCTCTCCACGGTCCTGGCCGCGGACAAGACCCTGACCCGGCGCACGGCCACGGACCTGGCCACGGGCCGCGCGGTCACGGGCTACGAGATCCACCACGGCCTGACGGACTCCGAGGGCGAGGGCCGCCCGCTCTACGCCGAGGACGAGGGGCTGGGCCGCGCCGCCGGGCACGGCCGCACCTGGGGCACCTATCTGCACGGCGTGTTCGACGCCGACGAGTACCGCCGCGCCGTGCTCGACCGCCTGCGCGGGCGCAGGGGGCTCCCGCCCCTTGGCAGGGTGCAGGTGCGCTACGGCATAGACGCGGCCCTGGACCGGCTGGCCGAGGTCGTCAGAACGTCGCTGGACATGGGCGCCGTCTACCGTATGCTCGGGTTCTGA
- the fetB gene encoding iron export ABC transporter permease subunit FetB, translated as MPAEIGPLQLCLGLGFILFGLAGSRVWRLGLERDLVVGTIRTFAQLFLMGYVLTFVFSVHNPALVALVFVVMVASAAHIVRGRVKERKVNVTVPVFVSMFASYFVVSVLVTGVIVQARPWWQPEYFIPLSGMVVGNSMTAIALALDRLLSELRDKRERVEMLLALGADMREASADAVREALHAGVMPSVNSMMGVGLVFIPGMMTGQILAGADPLAAIRYQIVVMLMLVGATALGSLAVVLWVRRRCFGPAQNLLLKP; from the coding sequence ATGCCCGCTGAGATAGGCCCGCTGCAGCTCTGCCTCGGCCTCGGCTTCATCCTCTTCGGGCTCGCGGGCTCGCGCGTCTGGCGGCTCGGGCTCGAGCGCGACCTGGTGGTGGGCACGATCCGCACCTTCGCCCAGCTCTTCCTCATGGGCTACGTGCTGACCTTCGTCTTCTCCGTGCACAACCCGGCCCTCGTGGCCCTGGTCTTCGTGGTCATGGTGGCCTCGGCCGCGCACATCGTGCGCGGCAGGGTCAAGGAGCGGAAGGTGAACGTGACCGTGCCGGTCTTCGTCTCCATGTTCGCCTCCTACTTCGTGGTCTCGGTGCTGGTCACCGGGGTCATCGTCCAGGCCAGGCCGTGGTGGCAGCCGGAATACTTCATCCCCCTCTCGGGCATGGTCGTGGGCAACTCCATGACCGCCATCGCCCTGGCCCTGGACAGGCTGCTCTCCGAGCTGCGCGACAAGCGCGAGCGCGTGGAGATGCTGCTCGCGCTCGGCGCGGACATGCGCGAGGCCTCGGCCGACGCGGTGCGCGAGGCGCTGCACGCGGGCGTCATGCCCTCGGTGAACTCGATGATGGGCGTGGGGCTCGTCTTCATCCCCGGGATGATGACCGGCCAGATCCTGGCCGGGGCCGACCCGCTGGCGGCCATCCGCTACCAGATCGTGGTCATGCTCATGCTCGTGGGCGCCACGGCGCTGGGCAGCCTGGCCGTGGTCCTCTGGGTCCGCCGCCGCTGCTTCGGCCCGGCTCAGAATCTCCTGCTGAAGCCCTAG
- a CDS encoding DUF3106 domain-containing protein — MSIRKHILCLALALALLPGVARAVSWDALTPAEQNVLAPLKENWSNLPEDRQERLRQSAARWQSMTPEQQAAAKEKLERWKSLPAEQKEHVRQHYEEYKKLPPEDQERIRKAWQRYHAMPKEQREQLRQRWQSMTPEQRQQARERWQKATPQEREQMRQRMQQMQQMRRQNPGQAPADTRSFRERHQAPATTQIHRAPGREPVQAPAQGVQPGATVFPSETNPQSPGPTRETEPQGAPGQ; from the coding sequence ATGAGCATCAGAAAGCATATCCTCTGCCTGGCCCTGGCCTTGGCGCTCCTGCCCGGGGTCGCCCGGGCCGTCTCCTGGGATGCCCTCACCCCGGCCGAGCAGAACGTGCTCGCCCCGCTCAAGGAGAACTGGAGCAACCTGCCCGAGGATCGCCAGGAGCGGCTGCGCCAGAGCGCGGCGCGCTGGCAGTCCATGACCCCGGAACAGCAGGCCGCGGCCAAGGAGAAGCTCGAGCGCTGGAAGAGCCTCCCTGCCGAGCAGAAGGAGCACGTGCGCCAGCACTACGAGGAGTACAAGAAGCTCCCCCCCGAGGACCAGGAGCGCATCCGCAAGGCCTGGCAGCGCTACCACGCCATGCCCAAGGAGCAGCGCGAGCAGCTTCGCCAGCGCTGGCAGTCCATGACCCCGGAGCAGCGACAGCAGGCGCGCGAGCGCTGGCAGAAGGCCACCCCGCAGGAGCGCGAGCAGATGCGCCAGCGCATGCAGCAGATGCAGCAGATGCGCCGACAGAACCCGGGCCAGGCCCCGGCCGACACCCGCAGCTTCCGCGAGCGCCACCAGGCCCCGGCCACCACCCAGATCCATCGCGCGCCCGGCAGGGAGCCCGTGCAGGCGCCCGCCCAGGGCGTGCAGCCGGGCGCGACGGTCTTCCCGTCTGAGACGAATCCCCAGTCTCCCGGCCCGACGCGGGAAACCGAGCCCCAGGGCGCGCCCGGGCAGTAG